The Neodiprion pinetum isolate iyNeoPine1 chromosome 5, iyNeoPine1.2, whole genome shotgun sequence genome segment AATGCGGCGTGTGTGTTTTCTCGTCACGTTGATCATACTCGTGACTTACGTGGCTGCTTTGGATGAAAAGTCATCGAAGCAGGCAGCTTTCGGTGAGGGAGACAATGCCGAGGATGAGGACGACAGCGACTACGATGATTACGATTATGCGTTGGAGGATAAAAAAGGACACAAGATAAAACGCAAACACAAACTCTACCTCTGTAAGTTTTACAGTCATATATATGCACACGATTCGAGCACGGATTTTACTGTGGAGTAATCGCAGCCACATTCGAATTTCAGCGAAGAACGCCGGCTGTAGTACCGTGAATGTGTCTCcatgtaattatttatttcacttttctcTAGTCATGAATATATGCGTAGGTGTgcattaggctgattcaaaaaaaacggctaatttttttttttcaaaatcctcacataaaaacttccgagaaggtgtgaaaagacgcctgtaaaaagcagagcccttaatattattattaagaggtcgcgcatcgggaatttctatttcccgtttaaataacacaggaataaatttttttaaattttgcaatttcgtatttttgcaacggcttattgaattagcggaccaaagcatatttttgtaggaaatttgacgctctacaaaaaaagtccttacaaagttttcgatagtcacactccttcaaaagttattcgcggtcaaagttgaacttacaaaaaaattcaatgtttttttttttttcgatgatactatgaatcttttctcattattttgttatgaagaggatagatttcggaaaaattacatttttaaatagtcaagtgcatcagttatggattctccatgacaacatgtttattatttaacatcgcatttttgtaaggtaactttatattgactcgatgggaaaattaatgattgaaaaagcccaattagagtaagatatatttattaaatatatctttataacaaaataataagaaaagattcatagtatcatcgaaaaaaaaaaaaacattgaatttttttgtaagttcaactttgacctcgaataacttttgaaagagtgtgactatcgaaaactttgtaaggaccttttttgtagagcgtcaaatttcctacaaaaatatgctttggtccgctaattcaatgagccgttgcaaaaatacgaaattgcaaaatttaaaaaaatttattcctgtgttatttaaacgggaaatagaaattcccgatgcgcgacctcttaataataatattaagggctctgctttttacaggcttCTTTTCgcaccttctcggaagtttttatgtgaggattttgaaaaaaaaaaattagccgttttttttgaatcagcctagtgtgcatacatacatatacctatcTTCTCGTATCAGACGCTTAACCATGCCTGAATTACGATTTCATAGCCAGAACTTATGCTCTCGGTATAGATCATTAAAGTGTTCTATAAGTGCTTCAGAAATCATGACAAATGATGCTGAATACTTACACACtgctaaaatttttgtatttctggTAGAGTTGCCTTGGTGAGAATAAATTCTGCATTATTCTACGAAAACATGGATAAAgataaaatcattgaaaatcatttttttgtaaattttttgtagaAAGAGATGAtatgttacaaaaattgtaatcatCTTACTTACTACAAGATAGAAAACCAACCACCCtaaaaaattgcgataaaaTTCGGTATATTTTGGTAATTATGTATTTATGCATCGAATACAGAAAATGTGCCAAAAACTGTAAAGAAACAGACAGAAAACTGATTCCGTGTCTGTTTCTATACGGTTTTTAGCACAGTTTCTATCTGCGTCTAACGGAGTTTTTACCAGGGATGAGATGTCAAACTATCAAGTCACGAATAGAAATTACGTTGTTGTGACGACTCGTAGTAGTCATTAGTTATCAGTCAGTGCACGATAAAACTTTGCCAAATCTTTCCGAATTACCACATCAACTATTTGAGATCTGCCAAGCCTAAGAAATTCTTATTACCAACATAACCTCCATAAGTTACATTTGTCAGCTCGGCTTGAGGTGGTCAGCCTGCGGGTCGTTTatgtaatttcacttttcatatTTCCCACCATTTTGATTGGTTTGCAAAGTTCAGTCAACCAATCAGAATGCTTGGATGGtgggaaatgtgaaaagtgaaattacgTAACAGACCCTCTGGATTAAAACTCTACAaagctcgcgcatgcgcggccTGACAATCTGTTAAGTTTCGCTGTTTCCCGTCGTCTTACgcatgaaaaagaagaaatacaaTCTAATTCGGACCTTATTCAATGTCGACGTAACcaataaattctttcctaATAAATTCTTCTTTATGATTTCTTCACTTTAACTGCTCagtgcgaaattttttttctcgaaacccTTCCAAATCCACCAGAGTAAATTCCAAATGCCATGAACAAAATCGACTTGCAGCTTACACCGGTACAAGTGGTATTTAATAATGACATGATGATTTCACAGTTGCCGGAGGTCTGAAGAGCTTAGCGGCATTCAtcgcgataaaaataaaaatcattttggtCGTTATCACGGTAATTGGGATCATTGGATTTACCCTCAAAGTATTTGGAGCCCTGAAGTATATAGGATACCTTGGCGGGGGTTGTCCTGTTGTTCACGAGCCGGCTCACGGATTAggtacgtatatttatataccgtGAATTAATGGTGAATGGGAAAGGTGGAGTGTGCACGCGTCGACACAATATGCATGAGTATTAGACGAGCGTACTATTTGgcgaaatgatttttcaccTCTTGCGTGACGTCCGTCATACCGTTCACGAGCTACGGGCACCCCGATTCATCTTTGTAAACCTTAGGTTGGAAGCAGTTCGTGGCACCTAATAAACCGTTTTAGCTTGTACAAAATCAGTGTATGTATTGATTCATGCCACATTTCATTCCATTTAacaggataaaatttttatttacccaAAATACATCTGTTATAATCTCAAATCACGAGGCTCAGAAAATCAGTAATCGCAGATCGAACAGACTCATCCCTAAGTGAGGCCTGACCTCAATtcggaaataaattatatctaTAGGGTAGCAATGAGTACGTGTCGATTTTAGTAATCCGAGAAGATATATTAGTAAGGAATTCGTCGGGGAAGGTCAATTTTGACAGGAGAAAAACCGTTAGGGTTCTTTTAGCGACGTTACGGCTGGGCCCAGTCAGCCATCATCAGACTATTTattggaaaagaaaacaaaaaaaaaaaataacttataTAATTACAGAGAACTTAGTAGGTGATCATCGAGCATAgacatattgaaaatttatatctaaTTTTATAGTGAACGTTAATGAGAGGAAACTTACATTAAGATGTAATACCAATGAAACAACACATCTACTATATGACAGAATTGAATATAAGCAAATTCAAGTAGAACAAACAGCTCACGAGATGCtaattatatttctatttGTGCGTTTGATGCATTATGCATTACATACACGGATGTAAAAACTGACGCCTTGATTGAACTCGGGCATAAAGTTTGGATAATCTTAGACGGAAGTAATTGCTTCCTAGggtcagatatttttttctcaatacgaTATTGCGATGGagataaaaatggaatatgCTAGATCAGTCCTGCACTGATCGTGAGAAAAAAGTCTATTCGTTGGCGTCGCGTGAAATTCTAGTAAAATAGGTatcgtacactgagaaaaatttcattcgttacagtaactggaaaaattcagtaaaacaggtatcgttaaaataactctttgaatattgttggaattacgaaaaacgagctacgcgtaaccattttgcgctattgtcgatccttttttggtaattgcgacgcaaaatcagtttcttcggttcactctactttttcagttaaataaggctttaacatcaatttattgttgcacaagcattaaattttcgaaaaggtcacaagaaaatatatcaacagtgatcgtaatgagaaagaatagtaacgtaTACTAGACTTTcgggtaacagctagaaaattaattttcattttctacttaGAACTATATTCTTCgactgtggtaaaaaatgaaaatagttaaggactgagcggtaaccggaactagaaatttctctcagtttgTGCAATGCgcgtatgtatacctatgcaTAACAGGGGGTAAGAGAATAATTACCATATGAGACAATCTCATTTagtttaaaaacaaataacacGTAGACCGAatggggagggggagggatgTGGATGTAGCTTGAAATAAATTGGTTGTAGCTAATTGCTTAGTAACATGGGGCACGAAATTAATGGCAGTTCACTAACCCCCGCAGGAGTATACTGATATCAGGAATTTAAACGCGGCAGTTAGACTGTTACACGAAGACAAACAGCGTTGTGCCCTTTCTATCGATTACCTAAgggcgaaaaaaattacacgatcAACTTTTTTGCACTCAACTTGAAGAATAAATGAAGTCATCTTTCATAtgagttataaataattgttaagaGGGAACAGATCAATTCAACTTCTGATTCCATGGAATAAAATGAGCGTACCAGTTTTATCGGATTTTGAAGAGAAGCCTAATTGACAAGGAAAAGTCAGACAGTTTTTTTCGTCCACATTTCTCACATATATTGGTAAATCTAACGTTAAACAACTATAAATCCGATTCCTTTATCTTACAGGATACTCAGTCACACCTCCACCTGATCACGTGCCGGAATACGGATCCTGGGGCAATACCAATGACTGGTCATCATCTGGAAGTTGGGCACGCAGCTTGGTTCAAAGCTATATTGATACGGATATGATCTCTCATGCGTTAAAAAAGTGAGTTAAAAAGACAAAAGTTTTCAATCACTCATTCGCTTGTGTTAGTAAGcttttttctcaatcttttttttaacgaaatgtaatagtaattaatttacaaaaaactAATACACGGTTAGCAAGTACGTTTTATAAACTTTacggaaaaagtttgagaatgTGATGTACCCAAATTAATTACGTTTACTGAATGCAATTTATTGATCAATTCCTGGGTATGAAGATCCTAAAACTTTAGTCACGGAATTCCAATTAAAGAGCTTCATTCAACATGTACATTCGGCGCCAGGGTGTAAAGTAGGAGAATTTATAGCATGGCCCACTCGTAGAAATGCAAGAGAAACGTGAAAATGTAATTATGTCAAGCATTAAGCACAGTAAATCATAAAATACCGAAACAACTGAGAGTGATCGCGAGAAAATCAGAGAGACTATTGAACCactttaaattttcatcaggGAAGTCAAATTGTCACACTTTGAAAGGTAAATATCAAACAACCAGGTTGTTCAAGCTCACCGTCTCCGCTGATTTAATGTCAACAAGGAAAGTTATCACGCACGCCAAGAAATCAACCAGAAATCCTAAGTTTACTCCCTGTCTCAAATTTCCGCTTTGTCTATTCCAGGTGACTTGTTAGTCCTAAGGAAACCAGCTAGATTCCTAAGGGAAATCAAAATAGTTCAAGTGGGTTAATTTCTGCCGAGTTAATGAGCGGTTATAGGTTTCTACGAGTGTTGAATAACGAGACTGCGTTCAAATTCCGACAATTTATGAACTCGAGATAGCAGAACAACCCGGAAGCAGTTCTAAAGACTATGTGCGATAGACACTGTACAAAAATCTGACTCGACAGAGAAGTTAAGCTATCATATACttcaaagaaacaaaaaaaatatacgaagaaAAAGTGCTTTTTCCGTAAACAAGAATTGACTAATTATCAAATCACTGAAAATGTCGCCTCAGTCTTTACCGCCCAAGTTAAGTGTCACGTATTTTGACTATTATCAATGCGCACGGATCACTGATGTGAAAATACCTAAGAATATCCAAATACGGTTTAGTATTAAGCAGCAATAATtccaagaaaaagaaatgcatTCATATTATTGAATTACCACTTACCGCAGAAATGCATTTCCTCTAATTATTTTCGCACAATACCACaaagtttttgaataattttgttcgGCGTTACATGCAAAATTGCGCTGGCTGCAGTATTTTCGCATCAGTGCGGCGTAGCCTGCAATAATAGTCAAAAGCACCCTTTTAATGCCAACGCCTGGGAATTGAAAGCTCTCTAGGCAGAGATAAAAGGGGTCAGTCAATGATAGAGTAGACGAGCAGAGCTTTGC includes the following:
- the LOC124218677 gene encoding uncharacterized protein isoform X1; protein product: MRRVCFLVTLIILVTYVAALDEKSSKQAAFGEGDNAEDEDDSDYDDYDYALEDKKGHKIKRKHKLYLSKNAGCSTVNVSPFAGGLKSLAAFIAIKIKIILVVITVIGIIGFTLKVFGALKYIGYLGGGCPVVHEPAHGLGYSVTPPPDHVPEYGSWGNTNDWSSSGSWARSLVQSYIDTDMISHALKNMDMAEMVFSTLEMNDDVCRRRLVCEIDAKTREFPLLSYAMDFFSHGFEKFKTSSKVKFSDCAKLYASCDDEKKSRRRRKRFVDKTEHRNQSSV
- the LOC124218677 gene encoding uncharacterized protein isoform X2, which translates into the protein MRRVCFLVTLIILVTYVAALDEKSSKQAAFGEGDNAEDEDDSDYDDYDYALEDKKGHKIKRKHKLYLFAGGLKSLAAFIAIKIKIILVVITVIGIIGFTLKVFGALKYIGYLGGGCPVVHEPAHGLGYSVTPPPDHVPEYGSWGNTNDWSSSGSWARSLVQSYIDTDMISHALKNMDMAEMVFSTLEMNDDVCRRRLVCEIDAKTREFPLLSYAMDFFSHGFEKFKTSSKVKFSDCAKLYASCDDEKKSRRRRKRFVDKTEHRNQSSV